A window of Palaemon carinicauda isolate YSFRI2023 chromosome 27, ASM3689809v2, whole genome shotgun sequence contains these coding sequences:
- the LOC137620495 gene encoding proteoglycan 4-like isoform X7: MRSTHLPSPTLASVLTLLLVLGAVTCSPVPSSFPPLSDSAHIEVTHEIRHVTYEVSEEVNEATASSHIIPSDVPPEEDPPIPTVTTPHTAPEEHPPQDDTVAETESESEISEETAPEEISVGEEANTEEEEEAEVTQEEIEEPVDSEINLEHSELVPENSQQEDGGELIVEETDATVVAPSENPTDGTHAEQVSQEENVELAESEPIVPVEPEVTDPVEPEPTSHVEPEPTSHVEPEPTSPVEPEPTNAVEPEPTNAAEPEPTSLVEPEATNPVEPEPEPTSLVEPEPSSPVEPEPSSLVESASFVAELSDYAELDSTSHVEAEPTSQDEADPTSQSEDELTSLVEGEPLSEIVDEATVPLDDELVSLDEAEPTSSDDSEPTSLAEAEPTSSDESEPTSSADVEPTSLDESEPTSLVEAEPTSSDESEPTSSDESEPTSSVDVEPTSSDESEPTSSVDVEPTSSDESEPTSSDESEPTSLAEAEPTSSDESEPTSQVDVEPTSSDESEPTSSVDVEPTTSDESEPTSQVDVEPTTSDESEPTSSVDVEPTSSDESEPTSSVDVEPTSLVESEPTSLVEVEPTSSVEDENASQDESEPTSSVDVEPTTSDESEPTSFVETEPTSSDESEPTSLVETEPTSSAESEPTSLVEAEPTSSDESEPTSSVEDENASQDEEAATDVSEDGDSDVPISEDHVFTGEVFEEVPSQHSQESADGSEFLETVKRSDDAVLPVHEEASQESSNEDAVAPKVEITRESRVYIDYGEPHEEKIVPKQHDSHKKEESKPVNSGLESMSMTSPTPESLPDDVLDVDDLEDEGLSEEYPEYPEEAVLPDLPELDSREDNSTLPTDAEEPDVVPDVVINPPTSSVAPLPSEEFTDSYSDPLEESGNLPDFDVTHEQLPSKTYPVPEETQLIPEKTQDHTGELTEGDSSDLAAGDHKLEVDSGIPRVLLPQQEQISAAAPSALTPGCIVAIVFGVLISLVVILGVGGFMIWQRRMQNRPKVLGSDHGYAGSDSGGYIDDQGSPEDLISLDNDSFLNSLESMTIQNLWTDNIRHTKL, from the exons TGTTGACGTTGTTGCTGGTGTTGGGCGCGGTGACCTGTTCTCCGGTACCCAGCAGTTTCCCTCCTCTCTCTGACAGCGCCCATATCGAAGTAACGCATGAAATCCGCCATGTAACGTACGAAGTAAGCGAAGAAGTCAATGAAGCAACCGCATCGTCACACATCATCCCCTCCGACGTACCACCTGAGGAGGACCCTCCTATTCCTACAGTTACCACTCCTCACACAGCCCCGGAAGAACATCCCCCTCAGGATGACACCGTCGCAGAAACAGAGTCCGAGAGTGAAATCTCTGAGGAAACAGCACCAGAAGAGATCAGCGTTGGCGAGGAGGCGAatactgaggaggaggaggaggccgaGGTAACACAGGAGGAAATAGAAGAGCCTGTTGACAGTGAAATTAATTTAGAACATAGTGAATTGGTACCTGAAAACAGCCAACAAGAAGATGGTGGCGAGCTGATAGTAGAAGAAACTGATGCAACTGTCGTAGCCCCATCAGAAAACCCAACAGATGGCACTCATGCAGAACAGGTCTCTCAAGAAGAAAATGTAGAATTAGCTGAATCTGAACCTATCGTACCAGTCGAACCAGAAGTTACAGATCCAGTTGAACCTGAACCTACAAGCCATGTTGAACCTGAACCTACAAGCCATGTTGAGCCTGAACCTACAAGTCCAGTTGAACCTGAACCTACAAATGCAGTTGAACCTGAACCTACAAATGCAGCTGAACCTGAACCGACAAGTTTAGTTGAACCGGAAGCTACAAACCCagttgaacctgaacctgaacctacaAGTCTAGTTGAACCTGAACCTTCTAGTCCAGTGGAACCTGAACCTTCAAGCTTAGTTGAAAGTGCATCATTTGTGGCCGAACTTTCAGACTATGCTGAGCTGGATTCTACGAGCCACGTTGAAGCCGAACCTACTAGCCAGGATGAAGCTGACCCTACAAGTCAGAGCGAAGACGAACTTACCAGTCTGGTCGAAGGAGAACCTCTAAGCGAAATTGTAGATGAAGCCACAGTTCCATTGGATGATGAACTCGTAAGTTTAGATGAAGCAGAACCTACAAGTTCAGATGATTCAGAACCTACAAGTTTAGCTGAAGCCGAACCTACAAGTTCAGATGAATCAGAACCTACAAGTTCAGCTGACGTAGAACCTACAAGTTTAGATGAATCAGAACCTACAAGTTTAGTTGAAGCGGAACCTACAAGTTCAGATGAATCAGAACCTACAAGTTCAGATGAATCAGAACCTACAAGTTCAGTTGACGTAGAACCTACAAGTTCAGATGAATCCGAACCTACAAGTTCAGTTGACGTAGAACCTACAAGTTCAGATGAATCAGAACCTACAAGTTCAGATGAATCAGAACCTACAAGTTTAGCTGAAGCAGAACCTACAAGTTCAGATGAATCCGAACCTACAAGTCAAGTTGACGTAGAACCTACAAGTTCAGATGAATCCGAACCTACAAGTTCAGTTGACGTAGAACCTACAACTTCAGATGAATCAGAACCTACAAGTCAAGTTGACGTAGAACCTACAACTTCAGATGAATCAGAACCTACAAGTTCAGTTGACGTAGAACCTACAAGTTCAGATGAATCCGAACCTACAAGTTCAGTTGACGTAGAACCTACAAGTTTAGTTGAATCAGAACCTACAAGTTTGGTTGAAGTAGAACCTACAAGTTCAGTGGAAGATGAAAATGCAAGCCAGGATGAATCAGAACCTACAAGTTCAGTTGACGTAGAACCTACAACTTCAGATGAATCAGAACCTACAAGTTTCGTTGAAACAGAACCTACAAGTTCAGATGAATCAGAACCTACAAGTTTAGTTGAAACAGAACCTACAAGTTCAGCTGAATCCGAACCTACAAGTTTAGTTGAAGCGGAACCTACAAGTTCAGATGAATCAGAACCTACAAGTTCAGTGGAAGATGAAAATGCAAGCCAGGATGAAGAAGCAGCTACAGATGTTTCAGAAGATGGGGATTCTGATGTACCTATCAGTGAAGATCATGTTTTTACTGGTGAAGTTTTTGAAGAAGTCCCCTCTCAGCATTCACAGGAGTCAGCGGATGGTTCGGAGTTCTTGGAAACCGTAAAGAGATCAGACGACGCTGTTCTGCCAGTTCACGAGGAGGCCTCACAAGAGAGTTCCAATGAAGATGCCGTGGCCCCGAAGGTTGAAATCACACGAGAATCTCGAGTGTATATTGATTATGGAGAGCCTCATGAGGAAAAAATTGTACCCAAACAACACGATAGTCATAAAAAAGAAGAATCAAAGCCAGTCAACAGTGGCTTGGAAAGTATGAGCATGACTTCTCCCACTCCAGAATCTCTTCCTGATGATGTTCTTGATGTTGATGACTTAGAAGACGAAGGTCTTTCTGAAGAGTACCCAGAATATCCAGAAGAAGCCGTCCTTCCCGATCTTCCAGAGTTGGATTCACGGGAAGACAATTCCACCCTGCCAACTGATGCTGAAGAACCTGATGTTGTCCCAGATGTTGTTATCAATCCTCCTACTTCAAGCGTCGCCCCATTACCGAGTGAAGAGTTCACAGACAGCTACAGTGACCCTCTAGAAGAATCTGGAAATCTCCCAGATTTTGACGTAACTCACGAACAACTACCGTCTAAAACTTATCCTGTTCCTGAAGAGACCCAGCTCATTCCTGAAAAGACACAAGATCATAC AGGGGAATTGACTGAAGGAGATTCCAGTGACCTAGCAGCGGGTGACCATAAGTTGGaagtagattctggtattccaCGAGTCTTACTACCACAGCAGGAACAGATAAGCGCAGCTGCCCCATCAGCGCTCACACCAGGGTGTATTGTAGCTATCGTCTTCGGTGTCCTCATCTCTTTAGTTGTTATTCTTG GTGTCGGTGGGTTTATGATTTGGCAACGCCGCATGCAAAACCGTCCCAAAGTCCTGGGCAGTGACCACGGCTATGCAGGCTCTGACTCTGGTGGCTACATTGATGACCAG GGGAGTCCGGAGGACCTAATCAGCTTGGACAATGATTCCTTTTTAAACAGCCTCGAATCTATGACCATTCAGAATTTGTGGACAGACAACATACGGCATACCAAGTTGTAG
- the LOC137620495 gene encoding proteoglycan 4-like isoform X1, which translates to MRSTHLPSPTLASVLTLLLVLGAVTCSPVPSSFPPLSDSAHIEVTHEIRHVTYEVSEEVNEATASSHIIPSDVPPEEDPPIPTVTTPHTAPEEHPPQDDTVAETESESEISEETAPEEISVGEEANTEEEEEAEVTQEEIEEPVDSEINLEHSELVPENSQQEDGGELIVEETDATVVAPSENPTDGTHAEQVSQEENVELAESEPIVPVEPEVTDPVEPEPTSHVEPEPTSHVEPEPTSPVEPEPTNAVEPEPTNAAEPEPTSLVEPEATNPVEPEPEPTSLVEPEPSSPVEPEPSSLVESASFVAELSDYAELDSTSHVEAEPTSQDEADPTSQSEDELTSLVEGEPLSEIVDEATVPLDDELVSLDEAEPTSSDDSEPTSLAEAEPTSSDESEPTSSADVEPTSLDESEPTSLVEAEPTSSDESEPTSSDESEPTSSVDVEPTSSDESEPTSSVDVEPTSSDESEPTSSDESEPTSLAEAEPTSSDESEPTSQVDVEPTSSDESEPTSSVDVEPTTSDESEPTSQVDVEPTTSDESEPTSSVDVEPTSSDESEPTSSVDVEPTSLVESEPTSLVEVEPTSSVEDENASQDESEPTSSVDVEPTTSDESEPTSFVETEPTSSDESEPTSLVETEPTSSAESEPTSLVEAEPTSSDESEPTSSVEDENASQDEEAATDVSEDGDSDVPISEDHVFTGEVFEEVPSQHSQESADGSEFLETVKRSDDAVLPVHEEASQESSNEDAVAPKVEITRESRVYIDYGEPHEEKIVPKQHDSHKKEESKPVNSGLESMSMTSPTPESLPDDVLDVDDLEDEGLSEEYPEYPEEAVLPDLPELDSREDNSTLPTDAEEPDVVPDVVINPPTSSVAPLPSEEFTDSYSDPLEESGNLPDFDVTHEQLPSKTYPVPEETQLIPEKTQDHTGELTEGDSSDLAAGDHKLEVDSGIPRVLLPQQEQISAAAPSALTPGCIVAIVFGVLISLVVILGVGGFMIWQRRMQNRPKVLGSDHGYAGSDSGGYIDDQVRVSYVNSQTDTPKGNVSQGPTGQQVFIRLKNLKPSMPASAAGMLKSLPNMPKISPMNMPNFNQFITKRESGGPNQLGQ; encoded by the exons TGTTGACGTTGTTGCTGGTGTTGGGCGCGGTGACCTGTTCTCCGGTACCCAGCAGTTTCCCTCCTCTCTCTGACAGCGCCCATATCGAAGTAACGCATGAAATCCGCCATGTAACGTACGAAGTAAGCGAAGAAGTCAATGAAGCAACCGCATCGTCACACATCATCCCCTCCGACGTACCACCTGAGGAGGACCCTCCTATTCCTACAGTTACCACTCCTCACACAGCCCCGGAAGAACATCCCCCTCAGGATGACACCGTCGCAGAAACAGAGTCCGAGAGTGAAATCTCTGAGGAAACAGCACCAGAAGAGATCAGCGTTGGCGAGGAGGCGAatactgaggaggaggaggaggccgaGGTAACACAGGAGGAAATAGAAGAGCCTGTTGACAGTGAAATTAATTTAGAACATAGTGAATTGGTACCTGAAAACAGCCAACAAGAAGATGGTGGCGAGCTGATAGTAGAAGAAACTGATGCAACTGTCGTAGCCCCATCAGAAAACCCAACAGATGGCACTCATGCAGAACAGGTCTCTCAAGAAGAAAATGTAGAATTAGCTGAATCTGAACCTATCGTACCAGTCGAACCAGAAGTTACAGATCCAGTTGAACCTGAACCTACAAGCCATGTTGAACCTGAACCTACAAGCCATGTTGAGCCTGAACCTACAAGTCCAGTTGAACCTGAACCTACAAATGCAGTTGAACCTGAACCTACAAATGCAGCTGAACCTGAACCGACAAGTTTAGTTGAACCGGAAGCTACAAACCCagttgaacctgaacctgaacctacaAGTCTAGTTGAACCTGAACCTTCTAGTCCAGTGGAACCTGAACCTTCAAGCTTAGTTGAAAGTGCATCATTTGTGGCCGAACTTTCAGACTATGCTGAGCTGGATTCTACGAGCCACGTTGAAGCCGAACCTACTAGCCAGGATGAAGCTGACCCTACAAGTCAGAGCGAAGACGAACTTACCAGTCTGGTCGAAGGAGAACCTCTAAGCGAAATTGTAGATGAAGCCACAGTTCCATTGGATGATGAACTCGTAAGTTTAGATGAAGCAGAACCTACAAGTTCAGATGATTCAGAACCTACAAGTTTAGCTGAAGCCGAACCTACAAGTTCAGATGAATCAGAACCTACAAGTTCAGCTGACGTAGAACCTACAAGTTTAGATGAATCAGAACCTACAAGTTTAGTTGAAGCGGAACCTACAAGTTCAGATGAATCAGAACCTACAAGTTCAGATGAATCAGAACCTACAAGTTCAGTTGACGTAGAACCTACAAGTTCAGATGAATCCGAACCTACAAGTTCAGTTGACGTAGAACCTACAAGTTCAGATGAATCAGAACCTACAAGTTCAGATGAATCAGAACCTACAAGTTTAGCTGAAGCAGAACCTACAAGTTCAGATGAATCCGAACCTACAAGTCAAGTTGACGTAGAACCTACAAGTTCAGATGAATCCGAACCTACAAGTTCAGTTGACGTAGAACCTACAACTTCAGATGAATCAGAACCTACAAGTCAAGTTGACGTAGAACCTACAACTTCAGATGAATCAGAACCTACAAGTTCAGTTGACGTAGAACCTACAAGTTCAGATGAATCCGAACCTACAAGTTCAGTTGACGTAGAACCTACAAGTTTAGTTGAATCAGAACCTACAAGTTTGGTTGAAGTAGAACCTACAAGTTCAGTGGAAGATGAAAATGCAAGCCAGGATGAATCAGAACCTACAAGTTCAGTTGACGTAGAACCTACAACTTCAGATGAATCAGAACCTACAAGTTTCGTTGAAACAGAACCTACAAGTTCAGATGAATCAGAACCTACAAGTTTAGTTGAAACAGAACCTACAAGTTCAGCTGAATCCGAACCTACAAGTTTAGTTGAAGCGGAACCTACAAGTTCAGATGAATCAGAACCTACAAGTTCAGTGGAAGATGAAAATGCAAGCCAGGATGAAGAAGCAGCTACAGATGTTTCAGAAGATGGGGATTCTGATGTACCTATCAGTGAAGATCATGTTTTTACTGGTGAAGTTTTTGAAGAAGTCCCCTCTCAGCATTCACAGGAGTCAGCGGATGGTTCGGAGTTCTTGGAAACCGTAAAGAGATCAGACGACGCTGTTCTGCCAGTTCACGAGGAGGCCTCACAAGAGAGTTCCAATGAAGATGCCGTGGCCCCGAAGGTTGAAATCACACGAGAATCTCGAGTGTATATTGATTATGGAGAGCCTCATGAGGAAAAAATTGTACCCAAACAACACGATAGTCATAAAAAAGAAGAATCAAAGCCAGTCAACAGTGGCTTGGAAAGTATGAGCATGACTTCTCCCACTCCAGAATCTCTTCCTGATGATGTTCTTGATGTTGATGACTTAGAAGACGAAGGTCTTTCTGAAGAGTACCCAGAATATCCAGAAGAAGCCGTCCTTCCCGATCTTCCAGAGTTGGATTCACGGGAAGACAATTCCACCCTGCCAACTGATGCTGAAGAACCTGATGTTGTCCCAGATGTTGTTATCAATCCTCCTACTTCAAGCGTCGCCCCATTACCGAGTGAAGAGTTCACAGACAGCTACAGTGACCCTCTAGAAGAATCTGGAAATCTCCCAGATTTTGACGTAACTCACGAACAACTACCGTCTAAAACTTATCCTGTTCCTGAAGAGACCCAGCTCATTCCTGAAAAGACACAAGATCATAC AGGGGAATTGACTGAAGGAGATTCCAGTGACCTAGCAGCGGGTGACCATAAGTTGGaagtagattctggtattccaCGAGTCTTACTACCACAGCAGGAACAGATAAGCGCAGCTGCCCCATCAGCGCTCACACCAGGGTGTATTGTAGCTATCGTCTTCGGTGTCCTCATCTCTTTAGTTGTTATTCTTG GTGTCGGTGGGTTTATGATTTGGCAACGCCGCATGCAAAACCGTCCCAAAGTCCTGGGCAGTGACCACGGCTATGCAGGCTCTGACTCTGGTGGCTACATTGATGACCAGGTTCGCGTCTCCTATGTCAACTCACAGACTGACACTCCTAAG GGTAATGTATCGCAGGGACCTACCGGACAGCAGGTTTTCATTCGACTCAAGAACCTGAAGCCTTCAATGCCTGCTAGTGCAGCAGGGATGCTGAAGTCTTTGCCCAACATGCCCAAGATATCGCCAATGAATATGCCCAATTTTAACCAGTTCATCACTAAGC GGGAGTCCGGAGGACCTAATCAGCTTGGACAATGA
- the LOC137620495 gene encoding proteoglycan 4-like isoform X5: protein MRSTHLPSPTLASVLTLLLVLGAVTCSPVPSSFPPLSDSAHIEVTHEIRHVTYEVSEEVNEATASSHIIPSDVPPEEDPPIPTVTTPHTAPEEHPPQDDTVAETESESEISEETAPEEISVGEEANTEEEEEAEVTQEEIEEPVDSEINLEHSELVPENSQQEDGGELIVEETDATVVAPSENPTDGTHAEQVSQEENVELAESEPIVPVEPEVTDPVEPEPTSHVEPEPTSHVEPEPTSPVEPEPTNAVEPEPTNAAEPEPTSLVEPEATNPVEPEPEPTSLVEPEPSSPVEPEPSSLVESASFVAELSDYAELDSTSHVEAEPTSQDEADPTSQSEDELTSLVEGEPLSEIVDEATVPLDDELVSLDEAEPTSSDDSEPTSLAEAEPTSSDESEPTSSADVEPTSLDESEPTSLVEAEPTSSDESEPTSSDESEPTSSVDVEPTSSDESEPTSSVDVEPTSSDESEPTSSDESEPTSLAEAEPTSSDESEPTSQVDVEPTSSDESEPTSSVDVEPTTSDESEPTSQVDVEPTTSDESEPTSSVDVEPTSSDESEPTSSVDVEPTSLVESEPTSLVEVEPTSSVEDENASQDESEPTSSVDVEPTTSDESEPTSFVETEPTSSDESEPTSLVETEPTSSAESEPTSLVEAEPTSSDESEPTSSVEDENASQDEEAATDVSEDGDSDVPISEDHVFTGEVFEEVPSQHSQESADGSEFLETVKRSDDAVLPVHEEASQESSNEDAVAPKVEITRESRVYIDYGEPHEEKIVPKQHDSHKKEESKPVNSGLESMSMTSPTPESLPDDVLDVDDLEDEGLSEEYPEYPEEAVLPDLPELDSREDNSTLPTDAEEPDVVPDVVINPPTSSVAPLPSEEFTDSYSDPLEESGNLPDFDVTHEQLPSKTYPVPEETQLIPEKTQDHTGELTEGDSSDLAAGDHKLEVDSGIPRVLLPQQEQISAAAPSALTPGCIVAIVFGVLISLVVILGVGGFMIWQRRMQNRPKVLGSDHGYAGSDSGGYIDDQGPTGQQVFIRLKNLKPSMPASAAGMLKSLPNMPKISPMNMPNFNQFITKRESGGPNQLGQ from the exons TGTTGACGTTGTTGCTGGTGTTGGGCGCGGTGACCTGTTCTCCGGTACCCAGCAGTTTCCCTCCTCTCTCTGACAGCGCCCATATCGAAGTAACGCATGAAATCCGCCATGTAACGTACGAAGTAAGCGAAGAAGTCAATGAAGCAACCGCATCGTCACACATCATCCCCTCCGACGTACCACCTGAGGAGGACCCTCCTATTCCTACAGTTACCACTCCTCACACAGCCCCGGAAGAACATCCCCCTCAGGATGACACCGTCGCAGAAACAGAGTCCGAGAGTGAAATCTCTGAGGAAACAGCACCAGAAGAGATCAGCGTTGGCGAGGAGGCGAatactgaggaggaggaggaggccgaGGTAACACAGGAGGAAATAGAAGAGCCTGTTGACAGTGAAATTAATTTAGAACATAGTGAATTGGTACCTGAAAACAGCCAACAAGAAGATGGTGGCGAGCTGATAGTAGAAGAAACTGATGCAACTGTCGTAGCCCCATCAGAAAACCCAACAGATGGCACTCATGCAGAACAGGTCTCTCAAGAAGAAAATGTAGAATTAGCTGAATCTGAACCTATCGTACCAGTCGAACCAGAAGTTACAGATCCAGTTGAACCTGAACCTACAAGCCATGTTGAACCTGAACCTACAAGCCATGTTGAGCCTGAACCTACAAGTCCAGTTGAACCTGAACCTACAAATGCAGTTGAACCTGAACCTACAAATGCAGCTGAACCTGAACCGACAAGTTTAGTTGAACCGGAAGCTACAAACCCagttgaacctgaacctgaacctacaAGTCTAGTTGAACCTGAACCTTCTAGTCCAGTGGAACCTGAACCTTCAAGCTTAGTTGAAAGTGCATCATTTGTGGCCGAACTTTCAGACTATGCTGAGCTGGATTCTACGAGCCACGTTGAAGCCGAACCTACTAGCCAGGATGAAGCTGACCCTACAAGTCAGAGCGAAGACGAACTTACCAGTCTGGTCGAAGGAGAACCTCTAAGCGAAATTGTAGATGAAGCCACAGTTCCATTGGATGATGAACTCGTAAGTTTAGATGAAGCAGAACCTACAAGTTCAGATGATTCAGAACCTACAAGTTTAGCTGAAGCCGAACCTACAAGTTCAGATGAATCAGAACCTACAAGTTCAGCTGACGTAGAACCTACAAGTTTAGATGAATCAGAACCTACAAGTTTAGTTGAAGCGGAACCTACAAGTTCAGATGAATCAGAACCTACAAGTTCAGATGAATCAGAACCTACAAGTTCAGTTGACGTAGAACCTACAAGTTCAGATGAATCCGAACCTACAAGTTCAGTTGACGTAGAACCTACAAGTTCAGATGAATCAGAACCTACAAGTTCAGATGAATCAGAACCTACAAGTTTAGCTGAAGCAGAACCTACAAGTTCAGATGAATCCGAACCTACAAGTCAAGTTGACGTAGAACCTACAAGTTCAGATGAATCCGAACCTACAAGTTCAGTTGACGTAGAACCTACAACTTCAGATGAATCAGAACCTACAAGTCAAGTTGACGTAGAACCTACAACTTCAGATGAATCAGAACCTACAAGTTCAGTTGACGTAGAACCTACAAGTTCAGATGAATCCGAACCTACAAGTTCAGTTGACGTAGAACCTACAAGTTTAGTTGAATCAGAACCTACAAGTTTGGTTGAAGTAGAACCTACAAGTTCAGTGGAAGATGAAAATGCAAGCCAGGATGAATCAGAACCTACAAGTTCAGTTGACGTAGAACCTACAACTTCAGATGAATCAGAACCTACAAGTTTCGTTGAAACAGAACCTACAAGTTCAGATGAATCAGAACCTACAAGTTTAGTTGAAACAGAACCTACAAGTTCAGCTGAATCCGAACCTACAAGTTTAGTTGAAGCGGAACCTACAAGTTCAGATGAATCAGAACCTACAAGTTCAGTGGAAGATGAAAATGCAAGCCAGGATGAAGAAGCAGCTACAGATGTTTCAGAAGATGGGGATTCTGATGTACCTATCAGTGAAGATCATGTTTTTACTGGTGAAGTTTTTGAAGAAGTCCCCTCTCAGCATTCACAGGAGTCAGCGGATGGTTCGGAGTTCTTGGAAACCGTAAAGAGATCAGACGACGCTGTTCTGCCAGTTCACGAGGAGGCCTCACAAGAGAGTTCCAATGAAGATGCCGTGGCCCCGAAGGTTGAAATCACACGAGAATCTCGAGTGTATATTGATTATGGAGAGCCTCATGAGGAAAAAATTGTACCCAAACAACACGATAGTCATAAAAAAGAAGAATCAAAGCCAGTCAACAGTGGCTTGGAAAGTATGAGCATGACTTCTCCCACTCCAGAATCTCTTCCTGATGATGTTCTTGATGTTGATGACTTAGAAGACGAAGGTCTTTCTGAAGAGTACCCAGAATATCCAGAAGAAGCCGTCCTTCCCGATCTTCCAGAGTTGGATTCACGGGAAGACAATTCCACCCTGCCAACTGATGCTGAAGAACCTGATGTTGTCCCAGATGTTGTTATCAATCCTCCTACTTCAAGCGTCGCCCCATTACCGAGTGAAGAGTTCACAGACAGCTACAGTGACCCTCTAGAAGAATCTGGAAATCTCCCAGATTTTGACGTAACTCACGAACAACTACCGTCTAAAACTTATCCTGTTCCTGAAGAGACCCAGCTCATTCCTGAAAAGACACAAGATCATAC AGGGGAATTGACTGAAGGAGATTCCAGTGACCTAGCAGCGGGTGACCATAAGTTGGaagtagattctggtattccaCGAGTCTTACTACCACAGCAGGAACAGATAAGCGCAGCTGCCCCATCAGCGCTCACACCAGGGTGTATTGTAGCTATCGTCTTCGGTGTCCTCATCTCTTTAGTTGTTATTCTTG GTGTCGGTGGGTTTATGATTTGGCAACGCCGCATGCAAAACCGTCCCAAAGTCCTGGGCAGTGACCACGGCTATGCAGGCTCTGACTCTGGTGGCTACATTGATGACCAG GGACCTACCGGACAGCAGGTTTTCATTCGACTCAAGAACCTGAAGCCTTCAATGCCTGCTAGTGCAGCAGGGATGCTGAAGTCTTTGCCCAACATGCCCAAGATATCGCCAATGAATATGCCCAATTTTAACCAGTTCATCACTAAGC GGGAGTCCGGAGGACCTAATCAGCTTGGACAATGA